A genomic region of Methanobacterium sp. SMA-27 contains the following coding sequences:
- a CDS encoding YbjQ family protein produces MLILTTPTIEGKEIIEYYGLVTGDSLLGANMYKDVFSGVRDVVGGRTSKYEEELTNARDLATKSMEEKAENKGANAIIGTRVAYHNLGGTMGNTIMVTIFGTAVSYKE; encoded by the coding sequence ATGCTGATTTTAACCACACCAACTATTGAAGGGAAGGAAATAATTGAATACTATGGTTTAGTTACAGGGGACTCACTTTTAGGTGCAAATATGTATAAAGATGTATTCTCCGGAGTTAGAGATGTTGTTGGGGGCAGGACTTCAAAATATGAAGAAGAGCTTACAAATGCTAGAGACTTAGCAACCAAGAGCATGGAAGAAAAAGCCGAGAATAAAGGTGCTAATGCAATTATAGGAACTCGCGTGGCATATCATAATCTAGGTGGAACTATGGGAAATACCATAATGGTCACCATCTTTGGAACTGCAGTTTCA
- a CDS encoding chloride channel protein — MSKDLNFRSKEYWNRIIWGLFLGLLSAIGAYIFIFIMNLGQSLLLPNLNNWTPFTGPWWMVVVMTLVGLMVGLIHRYTSAKQIDVFKAVDKGYMDPKPVPSSLLVSLLSLISGFSLGPEVPTGMLAGALGSWVSKIRGMDPETTKSNVISGVSGAYAGLFSSPFAVLIMLLESTHFQSIAYYGTLLIAGLAAAIGFSLFYALNGMAVSNLLGILSPPAYNLQVWQLGAGIVLGILAVPIALFFVIVNKIISRLVEPLNSKPIVRGTLGGLLLGLLAVALPTTIGLGTTQMSVVTQQAAEIGIILLVIIALAKIVALSGALNFGFIGGPIFPLLFVGSCFGAVIHLIFPQVPLALALGCMIVAVPAAIVPIPIALAGIGIIVVGVPFADAIPIFLAALTAFSITHGLGMREDKEKDKEQINQKIN, encoded by the coding sequence ATGTCCAAGGATTTAAACTTTAGATCAAAGGAATATTGGAATCGTATTATTTGGGGGCTCTTTTTAGGATTGTTGAGTGCAATAGGAGCTTATATCTTTATTTTTATTATGAATCTGGGGCAGAGTCTTCTTTTGCCCAATTTAAATAACTGGACACCATTTACAGGTCCATGGTGGATGGTAGTTGTAATGACATTGGTTGGTCTCATGGTTGGTTTAATTCATCGTTACACCTCGGCTAAACAGATAGATGTATTTAAAGCTGTTGATAAGGGATATATGGATCCAAAACCTGTTCCTTCATCTCTTTTAGTATCACTACTGTCATTAATAAGTGGTTTCAGTTTGGGACCCGAAGTGCCTACTGGTATGTTGGCCGGGGCCTTGGGAAGTTGGGTTTCTAAGATTCGTGGAATGGATCCTGAAACTACCAAAAGTAATGTTATAAGCGGTGTTTCAGGTGCATATGCCGGACTTTTTTCATCACCATTTGCTGTGTTGATTATGTTACTAGAATCAACTCACTTCCAATCGATTGCTTATTATGGAACATTGCTCATTGCTGGACTTGCAGCTGCAATTGGATTTTCCCTATTTTATGCACTAAATGGCATGGCGGTGTCAAATCTTTTGGGTATTTTATCTCCACCTGCATATAATTTACAGGTATGGCAATTGGGTGCAGGAATTGTGCTGGGAATATTAGCTGTACCCATTGCTCTGTTCTTTGTGATTGTTAACAAAATAATCAGCAGACTAGTTGAACCATTAAATAGTAAACCAATAGTACGCGGTACTTTAGGAGGGTTGTTGTTGGGTTTGCTGGCTGTTGCACTACCTACAACAATTGGATTAGGTACAACTCAAATGTCCGTTGTTACTCAACAGGCAGCAGAAATTGGGATTATACTCCTTGTTATTATTGCTTTGGCTAAAATTGTAGCTTTAAGCGGAGCATTGAATTTTGGTTTTATTGGTGGTCCAATATTTCCATTACTTTTTGTTGGTTCGTGTTTTGGGGCTGTAATTCATTTGATTTTTCCACAGGTGCCATTGGCTCTGGCATTGGGTTGTATGATAGTTGCAGTACCTGCTGCAATTGTGCCAATTCCCATTGCACTTGCGGGAATAGGGATTATTGTTGTGGGT